One segment of Solanum lycopersicum chromosome 1, SLM_r2.1 DNA contains the following:
- the LOC138347268 gene encoding probable linoleate 9S-lipoxygenase 5, which yields MPEPGSAEYEELKINLDKVFLKTVVPQQLTLLGMSVLELLSRHASDTLNLGQRDSPEWTKDQEPLTAFERFGKKLSDIENQIIQMNGDHKKWKNRSGHVNVPYTLLFPTSEDGLTGKGIPNSVST from the coding sequence ATGCCAGAACCTGGAAGTGCTGAATATGAAGAACTCAAGATAAATCTAGACAAGGTATTCCTTAAAACAGTGGTTCCTCAGCAGCTGACACTGCTTGGCATGTCTGTCTTAGAACTCTTGTCAAGGCACGCTTCGGATACACTTAACCTCGGGCAGAGGGACTCACCTGAATGGACAAAGGATCAAGAACCACTTACAGCTTTTgagaggtttggaaagaagctGAGTGATATCGAGAATCAGATTATACAGATGAATGGTGATCATAAAAAATGGAAGAACAGGTCAGGGCATGTTAACGTTCCATATACATTGCTCTTTCCCACAAGTGAAGACGGACTCACAGGCAAAGGAATTCCCAACAGTGTGTCTACATAG
- the LOC107648852 gene encoding linoleate 9S-lipoxygenase-like isoform X1, which yields MHAITGKDDGKRVKGKVVLMKKNVLDFTGIMAAVVDDVAELLGEKVSFQLISSSVFDDRDRNVSVSEGKLSNPAYLENWITNITPIIAGESTFSVTFDWDRNEFGVPGAFIIKNFHLNEFFLKSLTLEDVPNHGKIHFVCNSWVYPAFRYKSDRIFFANQAYLPSETPQPLRKYRENELETLRGDGTGKLEEWDRVYDYAYYNDLGDPDKGEEYARPVLGGSSEYPYPRRGRTGREPTKTDPNCESRIPLFMGSDIYVPRDERFGHLKMSDFLTVYLKSIAQSFLPAFKALFDNTPNEFDSFEDVLKLYEGGVKLPEGPLLKAITDTIPLEILKDVFHSDGEGLFKFPTPQVIQEDKTAWRMDEEFGREILAGINPVLITRLQEFPPKSNLDPNIYSNQNSTITREQIEDKLDGLTVDEAIKANMLFILNLHDIIMPYLRKINTTTNTETYASRTLLLLQDNGTLKPIAIELSLPHPDGDQFGTVSKVYTPSDQGVEGSIWQLAKAYAVVNDSGIHELISHWLNTHAVIEPFVIATNRQLSVLHPIHKLLHPHFRDTMNINALGRHMLINSAGTIELTFFTGKYSMEMSAIVYKDWIFPEQGLPADLIKRGVAVEDSSSPHGIRLLIQDYPYAVDGLKIWSAIKSWVTEYCNFYYKSDDTVKKDSELQAWWKELREEGHGDKKDEPWWPKMQTRQELIESCTITIWIASALHAAVNFGQYPYAGYLVNRPSLSRMLMPEPGSPEYEELKTNPDKVFLKTTVPPLQTLLEISVLKILSRHGSDTLYLGQRDSPEWTKDQEPLLAFERFGKKLSDIGNQILQMNGDHEKWKNRLGPVKVPYISLFPTSGEGLTGKGIPNSVSI from the exons atGCATGCCATTACTGGAAAAGATGATGGAAAAAGGGTAAAAGGAAAAGTGgtgttgatgaagaagaatgttTTAGACTTCACTGGCATAATGGCCGCGGTTGTTGATGATGTTGCTGAACTCCTTGGCGAGAAGGTGTCGTTCCAGTTGATCAGTAGTTCGGTTTTTGATGATCGTG acaGAAATGTATCGGTTTCAGAAGGGAAACTGAGCAATCCAGCATACTTGGAGAATTGGATTACAAACATCACCCCAATAATAGCAGGAGAATCAACTTTTAGTGTTACATTTGACTGGGATCGCAACGAGTTTGGAGTTCCAGGAGCATTCATCATCAAGAATTTTCATCTTAACGAATTCTTTCTCAAGTCACTCACACTCGAAGATGTTCCTAATCACGGAAAAATCCATTTTGTATGCAATTCTTGGGTTTATCCTGCTTTTAGATACAAGTCTGACCGCATTTTCTTTGCCAATCAG GCTTATCTCCCAAGTGAAACACCACAACCATTGCGAAAATACAGAGAAAATGAACTAGAGACCTTAAGAGGAGATGGGACCGGCAAGCTAGAGGAATGGGACAGGGTTTATGATTATGCTTACTATAATGATTTAGGTGATCCAGATAAAGGCGAAGAGTATGCTAGGCCTGTTCTTGGAGGGTCCTCGGAATACCCATATCCTCGTAGAGGCAGGACAGGACGCGAACCAACAAAAACAG ATCCTAATTGTGAGAGCAGGATTCCATTGTTTATGGGCTCAGACATATATGTGCCAAGGGACGAGCGATTTGGTCATCTGAAGATGTCAGACTTCTTGACTGTTTACTTAAAATCTATTGCCCAGTCATTTCTCCCTGCATTTAAGGCTTTATTCGATAACACACCTAATGAGTTTGATAGCTTTGAGGATGTACTTAAACTCTATGAAGGAGGAGTCAAGTTGCCTGAAGGCCCTTTGTTGAAAGCCATTACTGATACTATTCCTTTGGAGATTCTAAAAGATGTCTTTCATTCTGATGGTGAAGGCCTATTCAAGTTCCCAACTCCCCAAGTTATTCAAG AGGATAAAACTGCATGGAGGATGGATGAAGAATTTGGGAGAGAAATATTGGCAGGAATCAACCCCGTCTTAATCACTAGACTCCAA GAATTTCCTCCGAAAAGCAATCTGGATCCTAACATATATAGCAACCAAAACAGTACAATTACCAGAGAGCAGATAGAGGATAAGTTGGATGGACTAACAGTTGATGAG GCAATCAAGGCTAACATGCTATTCATATTGAACCTCCATGACATCATTATGCCATACTTGAGGAAAATTAACACAACGACAAACACAGAAACTTATGCCTCAAGAACTTTGCTTTTGTTGCAAGATAATGGAACTTTGAAGCCAATAGCAATTGAACTAAGTTTGCCACATCCAGATGGAGATCAATTTGGTACTGTTAGCAAAGTGTATACACCATCTGATCAAGGTGTTGAAGGTTCTATCTGGCAGTTGGCCAAAGCCTATGCAGTAGTGAATGACTCGGGCATTCATGAGCTCATCAGTCACTG GTTGAATACACATGCAGTGATTGAGCCATTTGTGATTGCAACAAATAGGCAACTAAGTGTGCTCCACCCTATTCATAAGCTTCTCCATCCTCATTTTCGTGACACGATGAATATAAATGCTTTAGGAAGACATATGTTGATCAATAGTGCTGGAACTATTGAGTTGACTTTTTTTACTGGCAAATATTCCATGGAAATGTCAGCAATAGTTTACAAAGACTGGATTTTCCCTGAACAAGGACTTCCTGCTGATCTCATCAAAAG GGGAGTGGCTGTTGAGGATTCGAGCTCCCCACATGGCATTCGCTTGCTAATTCAGGACTATCCATATGCTGTTGATGGGTTAAAAATATGGTCAGCAATCAAAAGTTGGGTAACAGAATATTGCAACTTCTATTACAAATCAGATGACACTGTAAAGAAAGACAGTGAACTCCAGGCTTGGTGGAAGGAACTCCGCGAAGAAGGACATGGTGACAAGAAAGATGAGCCTTGGTGGCCTAAAATGCAAACTCGACAAGAGCTCATAGAATCTTGCACCATCACAATATGGATAGCTTCAGCACTTCATGCAGCAGTAAATTTTGGGCAATACCCTTATGCTGGTTACCTCGTTAATCGGCCTAGTTTAAGCCGAATGTTGATGCCAGAACCAGGAAGTCCTGAATATGAAGAACTGAAGACAAATCCAGATAAGGTATTCCTCAAAACAACCGTTCCTCCACTGCAGACACTGCTTGAAATTTCCGTCTTAAAGATCTTGTCAAGACATGGTTCAGATACACTTTACCTCGGACAGAGGGACTCACCAGAATGGACAAAGGATCAAGAACCACTTTTAGCTTTTgagaggtttggaaagaagctGAGTGATATTGGGAATCAGATTTTACAGATGAATGGTGATCATGAGAAATGGAAGAACAGGTTAGGGCCTGTTAAAGTTCCATATATTTCGCTCTTCCCCACAAGTGGAGAGGGTCTCACTGGCAAAGGAATTCCTAACAGTGTGTCTATATAg
- the LOC107648852 gene encoding linoleate 9S-lipoxygenase-like isoform X2, with amino-acid sequence MHAITGKDDGKRVKGKVVLMKKNVLDFTGIMAAVVDDVAELLGEKVSFQLISSSVFDDRGKLSNPAYLENWITNITPIIAGESTFSVTFDWDRNEFGVPGAFIIKNFHLNEFFLKSLTLEDVPNHGKIHFVCNSWVYPAFRYKSDRIFFANQAYLPSETPQPLRKYRENELETLRGDGTGKLEEWDRVYDYAYYNDLGDPDKGEEYARPVLGGSSEYPYPRRGRTGREPTKTDPNCESRIPLFMGSDIYVPRDERFGHLKMSDFLTVYLKSIAQSFLPAFKALFDNTPNEFDSFEDVLKLYEGGVKLPEGPLLKAITDTIPLEILKDVFHSDGEGLFKFPTPQVIQEDKTAWRMDEEFGREILAGINPVLITRLQEFPPKSNLDPNIYSNQNSTITREQIEDKLDGLTVDEAIKANMLFILNLHDIIMPYLRKINTTTNTETYASRTLLLLQDNGTLKPIAIELSLPHPDGDQFGTVSKVYTPSDQGVEGSIWQLAKAYAVVNDSGIHELISHWLNTHAVIEPFVIATNRQLSVLHPIHKLLHPHFRDTMNINALGRHMLINSAGTIELTFFTGKYSMEMSAIVYKDWIFPEQGLPADLIKRGVAVEDSSSPHGIRLLIQDYPYAVDGLKIWSAIKSWVTEYCNFYYKSDDTVKKDSELQAWWKELREEGHGDKKDEPWWPKMQTRQELIESCTITIWIASALHAAVNFGQYPYAGYLVNRPSLSRMLMPEPGSPEYEELKTNPDKVFLKTTVPPLQTLLEISVLKILSRHGSDTLYLGQRDSPEWTKDQEPLLAFERFGKKLSDIGNQILQMNGDHEKWKNRLGPVKVPYISLFPTSGEGLTGKGIPNSVSI; translated from the exons atGCATGCCATTACTGGAAAAGATGATGGAAAAAGGGTAAAAGGAAAAGTGgtgttgatgaagaagaatgttTTAGACTTCACTGGCATAATGGCCGCGGTTGTTGATGATGTTGCTGAACTCCTTGGCGAGAAGGTGTCGTTCCAGTTGATCAGTAGTTCGGTTTTTGATGATCGTG GGAAACTGAGCAATCCAGCATACTTGGAGAATTGGATTACAAACATCACCCCAATAATAGCAGGAGAATCAACTTTTAGTGTTACATTTGACTGGGATCGCAACGAGTTTGGAGTTCCAGGAGCATTCATCATCAAGAATTTTCATCTTAACGAATTCTTTCTCAAGTCACTCACACTCGAAGATGTTCCTAATCACGGAAAAATCCATTTTGTATGCAATTCTTGGGTTTATCCTGCTTTTAGATACAAGTCTGACCGCATTTTCTTTGCCAATCAG GCTTATCTCCCAAGTGAAACACCACAACCATTGCGAAAATACAGAGAAAATGAACTAGAGACCTTAAGAGGAGATGGGACCGGCAAGCTAGAGGAATGGGACAGGGTTTATGATTATGCTTACTATAATGATTTAGGTGATCCAGATAAAGGCGAAGAGTATGCTAGGCCTGTTCTTGGAGGGTCCTCGGAATACCCATATCCTCGTAGAGGCAGGACAGGACGCGAACCAACAAAAACAG ATCCTAATTGTGAGAGCAGGATTCCATTGTTTATGGGCTCAGACATATATGTGCCAAGGGACGAGCGATTTGGTCATCTGAAGATGTCAGACTTCTTGACTGTTTACTTAAAATCTATTGCCCAGTCATTTCTCCCTGCATTTAAGGCTTTATTCGATAACACACCTAATGAGTTTGATAGCTTTGAGGATGTACTTAAACTCTATGAAGGAGGAGTCAAGTTGCCTGAAGGCCCTTTGTTGAAAGCCATTACTGATACTATTCCTTTGGAGATTCTAAAAGATGTCTTTCATTCTGATGGTGAAGGCCTATTCAAGTTCCCAACTCCCCAAGTTATTCAAG AGGATAAAACTGCATGGAGGATGGATGAAGAATTTGGGAGAGAAATATTGGCAGGAATCAACCCCGTCTTAATCACTAGACTCCAA GAATTTCCTCCGAAAAGCAATCTGGATCCTAACATATATAGCAACCAAAACAGTACAATTACCAGAGAGCAGATAGAGGATAAGTTGGATGGACTAACAGTTGATGAG GCAATCAAGGCTAACATGCTATTCATATTGAACCTCCATGACATCATTATGCCATACTTGAGGAAAATTAACACAACGACAAACACAGAAACTTATGCCTCAAGAACTTTGCTTTTGTTGCAAGATAATGGAACTTTGAAGCCAATAGCAATTGAACTAAGTTTGCCACATCCAGATGGAGATCAATTTGGTACTGTTAGCAAAGTGTATACACCATCTGATCAAGGTGTTGAAGGTTCTATCTGGCAGTTGGCCAAAGCCTATGCAGTAGTGAATGACTCGGGCATTCATGAGCTCATCAGTCACTG GTTGAATACACATGCAGTGATTGAGCCATTTGTGATTGCAACAAATAGGCAACTAAGTGTGCTCCACCCTATTCATAAGCTTCTCCATCCTCATTTTCGTGACACGATGAATATAAATGCTTTAGGAAGACATATGTTGATCAATAGTGCTGGAACTATTGAGTTGACTTTTTTTACTGGCAAATATTCCATGGAAATGTCAGCAATAGTTTACAAAGACTGGATTTTCCCTGAACAAGGACTTCCTGCTGATCTCATCAAAAG GGGAGTGGCTGTTGAGGATTCGAGCTCCCCACATGGCATTCGCTTGCTAATTCAGGACTATCCATATGCTGTTGATGGGTTAAAAATATGGTCAGCAATCAAAAGTTGGGTAACAGAATATTGCAACTTCTATTACAAATCAGATGACACTGTAAAGAAAGACAGTGAACTCCAGGCTTGGTGGAAGGAACTCCGCGAAGAAGGACATGGTGACAAGAAAGATGAGCCTTGGTGGCCTAAAATGCAAACTCGACAAGAGCTCATAGAATCTTGCACCATCACAATATGGATAGCTTCAGCACTTCATGCAGCAGTAAATTTTGGGCAATACCCTTATGCTGGTTACCTCGTTAATCGGCCTAGTTTAAGCCGAATGTTGATGCCAGAACCAGGAAGTCCTGAATATGAAGAACTGAAGACAAATCCAGATAAGGTATTCCTCAAAACAACCGTTCCTCCACTGCAGACACTGCTTGAAATTTCCGTCTTAAAGATCTTGTCAAGACATGGTTCAGATACACTTTACCTCGGACAGAGGGACTCACCAGAATGGACAAAGGATCAAGAACCACTTTTAGCTTTTgagaggtttggaaagaagctGAGTGATATTGGGAATCAGATTTTACAGATGAATGGTGATCATGAGAAATGGAAGAACAGGTTAGGGCCTGTTAAAGTTCCATATATTTCGCTCTTCCCCACAAGTGGAGAGGGTCTCACTGGCAAAGGAATTCCTAACAGTGTGTCTATATAg
- the LOC107648852 gene encoding linoleate 9S-lipoxygenase-like (The RefSeq protein has 1 substitution compared to this genomic sequence) yields MHAITGKDDGKRVKGKVVLMKKNVLDFTGIMAAVVDDVAELLGEKVSFQLISSSVFDDREGKLSNPAYLENWITNITPIIAGESTFSVTFDWDRNEFGVPGAFIIKNFHLNEFFLKSLTLEDVPNHGKIHFVCNSWVYPAFRYKSDRIFFANQAYLPSETPQPLRKYRENELETLRGDGTGKLEEWDRVYDYAYYNDLGDPDKGEEYARPVLGGSSEYPYPRRGRTGREPTKTDPNCESRIPLFMGSDIYVPRDERFGHLKMSDFLTVYLKSIAQSFLPAFKALFDNTPNEFDSFEDVLKLYEGGVKLPEGPLLKAITDTIPLEILKDVFHSDGEGLFKFPTPQVIQEDKTAWRMDEEFGREILAGINPVLITRLQEFPPKSNLDPNIYGNQNSTITREQIEDKLDGLTVDEAIKANMLFILNLHDIIMPYLRKINTTTNTETYASRTLLLLQDNGTLKPIAIELSLPHPDGDQFGTVSKVYTPSDQGVEGSIWQLAKAYAVVNDSGIHELISHWLNTHAVIEPFVIATNRQLSVLHPIHKLLHPHFRDTMNINALGRHMLINSAGTIELTFFTGKYSMEMSAIVYKDWIFPEQGLPADLIKRGVAVEDSSSPHGIRLLIQDYPYAVDGLKIWSAIKSWVTEYCNFYYKSDDTVKKDSELQAWWKELREEGHGDKKDEPWWPKMQTRQELIESCTITIWIASALHAAVNFGQYPYAGYLVNRPSLSRMLMPEPGSPEYEELKTNPDKVFLKTTVPPLQTLLEISVLKILSRHGSDTLYLGQRDSPEWTKDQEPLLAFERFGKKLSDIGNQILQMNGDHEKWKNRLGPVKVPYISLFPTSGEGLTGKGIPNSVSI; encoded by the exons atGCATGCCATTACTGGAAAAGATGATGGAAAAAGGGTAAAAGGAAAAGTGgtgttgatgaagaagaatgttTTAGACTTCACTGGCATAATGGCCGCGGTTGTTGATGATGTTGCTGAACTCCTTGGCGAGAAGGTGTCGTTCCAGTTGATCAGTAGTTCGGTTTTTGATGATCGTG AAGGGAAACTGAGCAATCCAGCATACTTGGAGAATTGGATTACAAACATCACCCCAATAATAGCAGGAGAATCAACTTTTAGTGTTACATTTGACTGGGATCGCAACGAGTTTGGAGTTCCAGGAGCATTCATCATCAAGAATTTTCATCTTAACGAATTCTTTCTCAAGTCACTCACACTCGAAGATGTTCCTAATCACGGAAAAATCCATTTTGTATGCAATTCTTGGGTTTATCCTGCTTTTAGATACAAGTCTGACCGCATTTTCTTTGCCAATCAG GCTTATCTCCCAAGTGAAACACCACAACCATTGCGAAAATACAGAGAAAATGAACTAGAGACCTTAAGAGGAGATGGGACCGGCAAGCTAGAGGAATGGGACAGGGTTTATGATTATGCTTACTATAATGATTTAGGTGATCCAGATAAAGGCGAAGAGTATGCTAGGCCTGTTCTTGGAGGGTCCTCGGAATACCCATATCCTCGTAGAGGCAGGACAGGACGCGAACCAACAAAAACAG ATCCTAATTGTGAGAGCAGGATTCCATTGTTTATGGGCTCAGACATATATGTGCCAAGGGACGAGCGATTTGGTCATCTGAAGATGTCAGACTTCTTGACTGTTTACTTAAAATCTATTGCCCAGTCATTTCTCCCTGCATTTAAGGCTTTATTCGATAACACACCTAATGAGTTTGATAGCTTTGAGGATGTACTTAAACTCTATGAAGGAGGAGTCAAGTTGCCTGAAGGCCCTTTGTTGAAAGCCATTACTGATACTATTCCTTTGGAGATTCTAAAAGATGTCTTTCATTCTGATGGTGAAGGCCTATTCAAGTTCCCAACTCCCCAAGTTATTCAAG AGGATAAAACTGCATGGAGGATGGATGAAGAATTTGGGAGAGAAATATTGGCAGGAATCAACCCCGTCTTAATCACTAGACTCCAA GAATTTCCTCCGAAAAGCAATCTGGATCCTAACATATATAGCAACCAAAACAGTACAATTACCAGAGAGCAGATAGAGGATAAGTTGGATGGACTAACAGTTGATGAG GCAATCAAGGCTAACATGCTATTCATATTGAACCTCCATGACATCATTATGCCATACTTGAGGAAAATTAACACAACGACAAACACAGAAACTTATGCCTCAAGAACTTTGCTTTTGTTGCAAGATAATGGAACTTTGAAGCCAATAGCAATTGAACTAAGTTTGCCACATCCAGATGGAGATCAATTTGGTACTGTTAGCAAAGTGTATACACCATCTGATCAAGGTGTTGAAGGTTCTATCTGGCAGTTGGCCAAAGCCTATGCAGTAGTGAATGACTCGGGCATTCATGAGCTCATCAGTCACTG GTTGAATACACATGCAGTGATTGAGCCATTTGTGATTGCAACAAATAGGCAACTAAGTGTGCTCCACCCTATTCATAAGCTTCTCCATCCTCATTTTCGTGACACGATGAATATAAATGCTTTAGGAAGACATATGTTGATCAATAGTGCTGGAACTATTGAGTTGACTTTTTTTACTGGCAAATATTCCATGGAAATGTCAGCAATAGTTTACAAAGACTGGATTTTCCCTGAACAAGGACTTCCTGCTGATCTCATCAAAAG GGGAGTGGCTGTTGAGGATTCGAGCTCCCCACATGGCATTCGCTTGCTAATTCAGGACTATCCATATGCTGTTGATGGGTTAAAAATATGGTCAGCAATCAAAAGTTGGGTAACAGAATATTGCAACTTCTATTACAAATCAGATGACACTGTAAAGAAAGACAGTGAACTCCAGGCTTGGTGGAAGGAACTCCGCGAAGAAGGACATGGTGACAAGAAAGATGAGCCTTGGTGGCCTAAAATGCAAACTCGACAAGAGCTCATAGAATCTTGCACCATCACAATATGGATAGCTTCAGCACTTCATGCAGCAGTAAATTTTGGGCAATACCCTTATGCTGGTTACCTCGTTAATCGGCCTAGTTTAAGCCGAATGTTGATGCCAGAACCAGGAAGTCCTGAATATGAAGAACTGAAGACAAATCCAGATAAGGTATTCCTCAAAACAACCGTTCCTCCACTGCAGACACTGCTTGAAATTTCCGTCTTAAAGATCTTGTCAAGACATGGTTCAGATACACTTTACCTCGGACAGAGGGACTCACCAGAATGGACAAAGGATCAAGAACCACTTTTAGCTTTTgagaggtttggaaagaagctGAGTGATATTGGGAATCAGATTTTACAGATGAATGGTGATCATGAGAAATGGAAGAACAGGTTAGGGCCTGTTAAAGTTCCATATATTTCGCTCTTCCCCACAAGTGGAGAGGGTCTCACTGGCAAAGGAATTCCTAACAGTGTGTCTATATAg
- the LOXB gene encoding linoleate 9S-lipoxygenase B, whose amino-acid sequence MSLGGIVDAILGKDDRPKVKGRVILMKKNVLDFINIGASVVDGISDLLGQKVSIQLISGSVNYDGLEGKLSNPAYLESWLTDITPITAGESTFSVTFDWDRDEFGVPGAFIIKNLHLNEFFLKSLTLEDVPNYGKIHFVCNSWVYPAFRYKSDRIFFANQAYLPSETPQPLRKYRENELVALRGDGTGKLEEWDRVYDYACYNDLGEPDKGEEYARPILGGSSEYPYPRRGRTGREPTKADPNCESRNPLPMSLDIYVPRDERFGHVKKSDFLTSSLKSSLQTLLPAFKALCDNTPNEFNSFADVLNLYEGGIKLPEGPWLKAITDNISSEILKDILQTDGQGLLKYPTPQVIQGDKTAWRTDEEFGREMLAGSNPVLISRLQEFPPKSKLDPTIYGNQNSTITTEHVQDKLNGLTVNEAIKSNRLFILNHHDIVMPLLRKINMSANTKAYASRTLLFLQDDRTLKPLAIELSLPHPDGDQFGTVSKVYTPADQGVEGSIWQFAKAYVAVNDMGIHQLISHWLNTHAVIEPFVIATNRHLSVLHPIHKLLHPHFRNTMNINALARETLTYDGGFETSLFPAKYSMEMSAAAYKDWVFPEQALPADLLKRGVAVEDLSSPHGIRLLILDYPYAVDGLEIWAAIKSWVTEYCKFYYKSDETVEKDTELQAWWKELREEGHGDKKDEAWWPKLQTRQELRDCCTIIIWIASALHAALHFGLYSYAGYLPNRPTLSCNLMPEPGSVEYEELKTNPDKVFLKTFVPQLQSLLEISIFEVSSRHASDEVYLGQRDSIEWTKDKEPLVAFERFGKMLSDIENRIMIMNSHKSWKNRSGPVNVPYTLLFPTSEEGLTGKGIPNSVSI is encoded by the exons ATGTCTTTGGGTGGAATTGTGGATGCCATCCTTGGAAAAGATGATAGGCCAAAAGTGAAAGGAAGAgtgattttgatgaaaaaaaatgttctaGACTTCATTAATATAGGTGCTTCAGTTGTTGATGGCATTTCTGATTTACTTGGCCAAAAAGTCTCTATCCAATTGATAAGTGGTTCTGTTAATTATG ATGGTTTGGAAGGGAAACTGAGCAATCCAGCATACTTAGAGAGTTGGCTTACAGACATCACCCCAATAACAGCAGGGGAATCAACTTTTAGTGTTACATTTGACTGGGATCGTGACGAGTTTGGAGTTCCAGGAGCATTCATCATCAAGAATCTTCATCTTAATGAGTTCTTTCTCAAGTCACTCACACTCGAAGATGTTCCTAATTATGGAAAAATCCATTTTGTATGCAATTCTTGGGTTTATCCTGCTTTTAGATACAAGTCTGACCGCATTTTCTTTGCCAATCAG GCTTATCTCCCAAGTGAAACACCACAACCATTGCGAAAATACAGAGAAAATGAACTGGTAGCTTTGCGAGGAGATGGAACTGGAAAGCTTGAAGAATGGGACAGGGTTTATGATTATGCTTGCTACAATGACTTGGGTGAACCAGATAAGGGGGAAGAGTATGCTAGGCCTATCCTTGGAGGGTCCTCTGAGTACCCGTATCCTCGTAGAGGCAGGACAGGCCGCGAACCAACCAAAGCAG ATCCTAATTGCGAGAGCAGGAACCCATTGCCTATGAGCTTAGACATATATGTCCCAAGGGACGAGCGATTTGGTCATGTGAAGAAGTCAGACTTTTTGACGTCGTCCTTAAAATCCTCTTTGCAAACGCTTCTCCCTGCGTTTAAGGCTTTGTGCGATAACACGCCTAATGAGTTCAATAGCTTTGCGGATGTACTTAATCTCTATGAAGGAGGAATCAAGTTGCCTGAAGGCCCTTGGTTGAAAGCCATTACTGATAACATTTCCTCAGAGATACTAAAAGACATCCttcaaacggatggtcaaggcCTACTTAAGTACCCAACTCCTCAGGTTATTCaag GCGATAAAACTGCATGGAGGACGGATGAAGAATTTGGGAGAGAAATGTTGGCAGGATCCAATCCTGTCTTAATCAGTAGACTCCAA GAATTTCCTCCGAAGAGCAAGTTGGATCCAACCATATATGGAAACCAAAACAGTACAATTACCACAGAACATGTACAGGATAAGTTGAATGGATTAACAGTGAATGAG GCAATCAAGAGTAACAGGTTATTCATATTGAACCACCATGACATCGTGATGCCACTATTGAGGAAAATTAACATGTCAGCAAACACAAAAGCCTATGCCTCAAGAACTCTGCTCTTCCTACAAGATGATAGAACTTTGAAGCCACTAGCAATTGAACTAAGCTTGCCACATCCAGACGGAGATCAATTTGGTACTGTTAGTAAAGTATATACACCAGCTGACCAAGGTGTTGAAGGTTCTATCTGGCAGTTTGCCAAAGCCTATGTAGCAGTGAATGACATGGGCATTCATCAGCTCATTAGCCACTG GTTGAATACACACGCGGTGATCGAACCATTTGTGATTGCAACAAATAGGCATCTAAGTGTGCTTCATCCCATTCATAAACTTCTTCATCCTCATTTCCGTAACACGATGAACATAAATGCTTTAGCAAGAGAGACCTTGACCTATGATGGTGGTTTTGAGACGTCTCTTTTTCCTGCCAAATATTCCATGGAAATGTCAGCAGCAGCTTACAAAGATTGGGTTTTCCCTGAACAAGCACTTCCTGCTGATCTCCTCAAAAG AGGAGTGGCTGTTGAGGACTTGAGCTCCCCACATGGCATTCGTTTACTGATTCTGGACTATCCATATGCTGTTGATGGCTTGGAAATTTGGGCAGCAATCAAAAGTTGGGTAACAGAATATTGCAAGTTCTATTACAAATCTGACGAGACAGTAGAGAAAGACACTGAACTCCAAGCTTGGTGGAAGGAGCTCCGCGAAGAAGGACATGGCGACAAGAAAGATGAGGCTTGGTGGCCTAAACTGCAAACTCGACAAGAGCTCAGAGATTGTTGCACCATCATTATATGGATAGCTTCAGCACTTCATGCAGCACTCCATTTTGGCTTATACTCTTACGCTGGTTATCTCCCTAATCGCCCTACTTTAAGCTGTAATTTGATGCCAGAGCCAGGAAGTGTTGAGTATGAAGAGCTCAAGACAAATCCAGACAAGGTATTCCTAAAAACATTTGTTCCTCAGTTGCAATCACTGCTTGAAATTTCCATCTTTGAGGTCTCGTCAAGGCATGCTTCAGATGAGGTTTACTTGGGACAAAGGGACTCAATTGAATGGACAAAGGATAAAGAACCACTTGTAGCTTTTGAGAGGTTTGGAAAGATGCTAAGTGATATCGAGAATCGAATTATGATAATGAATAGTCATAAGAGTTGGAAGAACAGGTCAGGGCCTGTTAACGTTCCATATACGTTGCTCTTTCCCACAAGTGAAGAGGGACTCACAGGCAAAGGAATTCCCAACAGTGTGTCTATATAG